The following coding sequences lie in one Deltaproteobacteria bacterium genomic window:
- a CDS encoding DUF1592 domain-containing protein: MTRRSNAPLVTLASICGWLGLTAPGCYHGVGDAGSAGAADGTAGAEGGSAGSADDGSGSDSGGASAACGDGPVAGPAPMRRLTAVQYRNTVTALFDGAITPSAAFPETQTHKNYSNNPSLNVVSLPTAMDLLTAAEDVAVQIIDDVDAVVTCDGAQDQSCAEAFIDEFGARAFRRPLEDDERAALLALYVDAAATDGFADGIGAVVAAALQSPQFLYLVERGGDEIAPGVIALGDYEIAARLSFLLWDSMPDDQLFAAAAAGSLQDPDEIAAQAERMLADTSRSGPAIERFVREWNHYDGVPTYDKDTAVYPQFTAELSASIDQEFSRFVQGVLASDEPTLAQLLTSNRSEVDAEVAGLFGVDAPAPGTWASVTLPEERGGLLTRPALLAEHSHRNDTGSIFRGEVVRTQLLCEPIPPPPADAMANVPEYPEGSTERERTEILINHMNCGGCHSLMNPIGLGFEDYDAIGGLRTVDVDGSAIDNSGDVQGGPAAVTGSFHGVVELQAKLAASDEVTTCFASQLYQFGFGLEPGAVDDCVVDSFAPEFVAAGGDIPTLLVALARSEAFRTRKVEG, encoded by the coding sequence ATGACACGTCGAAGCAACGCCCCGCTCGTCACGCTCGCGTCCATCTGTGGTTGGCTCGGGCTCACGGCCCCCGGCTGCTACCACGGGGTCGGTGATGCTGGCTCCGCCGGCGCGGCGGATGGCACCGCCGGCGCCGAGGGGGGCTCGGCGGGCTCGGCCGACGATGGCTCGGGCTCGGACAGCGGTGGCGCGAGTGCGGCGTGCGGCGACGGGCCCGTGGCGGGTCCGGCTCCGATGCGACGCCTGACCGCGGTGCAGTACCGCAACACCGTCACCGCGCTGTTCGACGGCGCGATCACGCCCAGCGCCGCGTTCCCCGAGACCCAGACCCACAAGAACTACAGCAACAACCCCAGCCTCAACGTGGTGTCGCTGCCGACCGCGATGGACCTGCTCACCGCCGCCGAAGACGTCGCCGTGCAGATCATCGACGACGTCGACGCGGTCGTCACCTGCGACGGTGCACAGGATCAGAGCTGCGCCGAGGCCTTCATCGACGAGTTCGGCGCGCGGGCGTTCCGGCGCCCGCTCGAGGACGACGAGCGCGCCGCACTGCTGGCGCTGTACGTCGACGCGGCCGCCACCGACGGGTTCGCCGACGGCATCGGAGCGGTGGTCGCGGCGGCGCTGCAGTCCCCGCAGTTCCTCTACTTGGTCGAGCGTGGCGGCGACGAGATCGCGCCGGGCGTGATCGCGCTCGGCGACTACGAGATCGCCGCGCGGCTGTCGTTCCTGCTGTGGGACTCGATGCCGGACGACCAGCTGTTCGCGGCCGCGGCCGCGGGCAGCCTGCAGGACCCCGACGAGATCGCCGCGCAGGCCGAGCGCATGCTCGCCGACACCTCGCGCAGCGGCCCCGCGATCGAGCGCTTCGTCCGCGAGTGGAACCACTACGACGGCGTGCCCACCTACGACAAGGACACCGCGGTCTACCCCCAGTTCACCGCCGAGCTCTCGGCGTCGATCGATCAAGAATTCTCGCGCTTCGTGCAAGGCGTGCTCGCGAGCGACGAGCCCACGCTCGCGCAGCTGTTGACCTCGAACCGCAGCGAGGTCGATGCCGAGGTCGCGGGCCTGTTCGGCGTCGACGCGCCGGCGCCCGGCACCTGGGCCAGCGTCACGCTGCCGGAGGAACGCGGCGGTCTCCTCACGCGGCCCGCCCTGCTGGCGGAACACTCGCACCGCAACGACACCGGGTCCATCTTCCGCGGCGAGGTCGTGCGCACGCAGCTGCTGTGTGAGCCGATTCCGCCGCCACCCGCCGATGCGATGGCGAACGTGCCCGAGTACCCCGAGGGTTCGACCGAGCGCGAGCGCACCGAGATCCTCATCAACCACATGAACTGTGGCGGTTGCCACAGCCTCATGAACCCGATCGGCCTCGGCTTCGAGGACTACGATGCGATCGGTGGCCTGCGCACCGTCGATGTCGACGGCAGCGCAATCGACAACAGCGGCGACGTGCAAGGCGGCCCGGCGGCGGTGACCGGCAGCTTCCACGGGGTGGTCGAGCTCCAAGCCAAGCTCGCGGCCAGCGACGAGGTCACGACCTGCTTCGCCAGCCAGCTGTATCAGTTCGGCTTCGGCCTCGAGCCCGGTGCGGTCGACGACTGCGTGGTCGATTCGTTCGCACCCGAGTTCGTCGCCGCCGGCGGCGACATCCCCACGCTGTTGGTCGCGCTCGCGCGCAGCGAGGCGTTCCGCACCCGCAAGGTGGAGGGCTGA
- a CDS encoding RNA polymerase sigma factor — translation MGHALALPWTFAAPEDQTLSHEADVALLRAALRADARAQLELVRRLTPTLRAVATAILGRGGDADDGVQVSLMRVLERASTYRGDASLERWARTVAVRACLRLAESARRHDRTDDAIEDHAEPEDGDDALIETLPGPLENYLEQLPAAQRQALLLRHALGYSVIEIAELTSVPVDTIKSRLLFGLRALRKSIRRDSFVARAIGGHRG, via the coding sequence GTGGGCCACGCCCTCGCACTGCCCTGGACCTTCGCCGCACCGGAGGACCAGACCTTGAGCCACGAGGCCGACGTGGCCCTGTTGCGCGCGGCGCTGCGTGCCGATGCGCGCGCGCAGCTCGAGCTCGTGCGTCGACTGACGCCGACGTTGCGCGCCGTCGCGACCGCGATCCTCGGGCGGGGTGGTGATGCCGACGACGGCGTGCAAGTGTCGCTCATGCGAGTGCTCGAGCGTGCATCGACCTACCGCGGCGATGCATCACTCGAACGCTGGGCGCGCACGGTAGCCGTGCGCGCGTGCCTGCGGCTCGCGGAGTCGGCTCGCCGCCACGACCGCACCGACGACGCGATCGAAGATCACGCCGAGCCCGAGGACGGCGACGACGCGCTGATCGAGACCCTGCCGGGGCCGCTCGAGAACTACCTCGAACAGCTGCCGGCGGCGCAGCGACAGGCGCTGTTGTTGCGCCACGCGTTGGGCTACTCGGTGATCGAGATCGCCGAGCTCACCAGCGTGCCGGTCGACACCATCAAGTCGCGGCTGCTGTTCGGCCTTCGTGCGCTGCGCAAGTCGATCCGACGCGACTCGTTCGTGGCCCGCGCGATCGGGGGCCACCGTGGCTGA